One genomic region from Biomphalaria glabrata chromosome 7, xgBioGlab47.1, whole genome shotgun sequence encodes:
- the LOC106077914 gene encoding kelch domain-containing protein 4-like, giving the protein MGKKNKKDKKGKGKEKTEQKTEKKAEKRSKKELALKGEEDIEKLIAEFQEQDRRKTNVIEEKTAPPSPRCNISLVAHPEKDELLMFGGEYFTGNKMYMYNDLYIYQIKKNEWLKISIPNSPPPRSAHQSVTVSHQGGQMWIFGGEFSSHTQNQFYHYKDLWCLNLKEKKWEQIKAAGGPSARSGHRMVAIKKQIIVFGGFHDNNRDYKYFNDVYSFDLETYKWTVLNPTGNGPSPRSGCLLLPIVEQNKIIICGGYSKDKVKKDVDKGITHSDMFALIQDKKQEDSSEASLKWKWQQIKQSGALPSARSGMSAALAPGNKAFLFGGVYDVEEDDEDIESTFFNDLLMLDSEKGKWFTVQLRSNKQTVGEKKKRRRKKKDGTAETEVAGEEDEDDEEDDEMEVAEEGVDKLEIQDPAPVAATAAEESVFTVTYSQPDPLSKKNNDQETGNSTMEVDKLWPSKRMNPSIAIKDGILYMYGGIYEEGDKQVTLNDFYSLDIHKLDEWNVIVAEDRSLQQWQDSDSSSESGNDEAGAAADEQEEDSDESMEITFEDAPDRKDGEHISDYFSRSQDYWIQKAREIYEEEGETLSERRLVRFAKDICEEACDK; this is encoded by the exons ATGGGCAAGAAAAACAAGAAGGATAAGAAAGGAAAGGGTAAAGAAAAAACAGAACAGAAGACAGAGAAGAAAGCAGAAAAACGTTCCAAAAAGGAATTAGCATTGAAAGGAGAG gAGGACATTGAAAAATTAATAGCAGAGTTCCAAGaacaagacagaagaaaaacaaatgtcatAGAAGAGAAAACAGCACCCCCATCCCCAAG ATGCAATATTTCTTTAGTGGCACACCCAGAAAAAGATGAGCTTCTCATGTTTGGAGGGGAATACTTCACTGGGAATAAa ATGTATATGTATAATGACCTATATATTTACCAAATCAAGAAGAATGAATGGCTGAAAATCTCCATTCCAAACTCTCCTCCCCCTCGTAGTGCTCATCAG TCAGTAACAGTTTCACATCAAGGTGGCCAGATGTGGATTTTTGGTGGAGAATTCTCCAGCCATACACAAAATCAGTTTTATCACTACAAAGACCTATGGTGCTTGAATCTCAAGGAGAAAAAGTGGGAACAAATAAA AGCGGCAGGTGGTCCATCAGCAAGAAGTGGACATCGAATGGttgcaattaaaaaacaaataatagttTTTGGTGGTTTTCACGATAACAACAG agactaCAAATACTTTAATGATGTGTATAGTTTTGATCTAGAAACATACAAATGGACTGTATTAAACCCAACTGGAAATGGTCCTTCACCAAG GTCAGGGTGTTTGTTGTTACCAATAGTTGAACAGAATAAAATCATTATTTGTGGAGGCTACAGTAAAGACAAAGTCAAGAAAGACGTTGATAAAGGCATCACACATTCAGACATGTTTGCACTTATACAAGACA AAAAACAAGAAGATTCCTCGGAGGCAAGTTTAAAATGGAAGTGGCAGCAGATAAAACAAAGTGGTGCCCTTCCCTCAGCTCGTTCAGGAATGTCTGCAGCATTGGCACCAGGAAACAAAGCTTTTCTATTTGGAGGAGTTTATGATGTG GAAGAAGATGACGAGGATATTGAAAGCACATTTTTCAATGATCTACTGATGTTGGACTCAGAGAAAGGGAAATGGTTTACAGTACAGTTAAG ATCTAACAAGCAAACAgttggagagaaaaaaaagcgaCGTAGGAAAAAGAAAGATGGTACAGCAGAGACAGAGGTTGCTGGGGAagaagatgaagatgatgaagaaGATGATGAGATGGAGGTTGCTGAGGAGGGCGTTGACAAATTAGAGATCCAAGACCCGGCTCCAGTGGCAGCTACTGCAGCAGAAGAATCTGTGTTCACAGTGACCTATTCACAACCTGACCCACTAAGTAAGAAAAATAATGACCAGGAAACAGGCAACTCAACTATGGAAGTAGACAAGTTATGGCCTTCAAAGAGAATGAATCCTTCTATTGCT ATAAAAGATGGTATCCTGTACATGTATGGAGGAATCTATGAAGAGGGAGACAAACAAGTAACTCTGAATGACTTTTATTCTCTTGATATTCACAAACTGGATGAGTGGAATGTTATTGTAGCTGAGGACCGCAGTTTGCAGCAGTGGCAAGATTCTGACTCGTCTTCTGAAAGTGGTAACGATGAAGCTGGTGCTGCTGCAGATGAACAAGAGGAAG ACTCAGATGAAAGCATGGAAATTACATTTGAAGATGCCCCTGACAGGAAAGATGGGGAACACATAAGCGACTATTTTAGTCGGAGTCAGGACTATTGGATTCAGAAAGCTAGAGAGATCTATGAGGAGGAAGGTGAAACTTTGAGTGAAAGGAGACTAGTTCGATTTGCCAAGGACATTTGTGAAGAGGCTtgtgataaataa
- the LOC106077915 gene encoding cilia- and flagella-associated protein 418-like isoform X2, with the protein MDKVDIDELLDEVETKFVKPSRPPSTRSSSVPNKKLEKKTVENDDNKKNSKCSLDSLINDILDIDIDESEDTTLGSSCSRNNSRLSATEDGKKSERFRRCLPVFLGGSSDGTGIGTSINKRPCDQLRCTSCDFKVCYFENRCWHKDTDYLFLRNNVPDLKKLEPRLGRKTGCRAYCCQCSWRNVQELCELSDPSLKWVCGKHAL; encoded by the exons ATGGATAAAGTAGACATTGATGAATTattggatgaagttgaaacaaaATTTGTCAAACCATCACGACCACCCtcgactagatctagctctgtTCCTAAtaaaaaactagagaaaaaaaCTGTTGAAAATGATGACAATAAAAAGAACAG CAAGTGCTCTCTTGATTCATTGATCAATGACATTcttgatatagatatagacgAAAGTGAAGATACTACCTTGGGGAGT agCTGCTCAAGAAATAATTCAAGATTATCTGCAACAGAAGATGGGAAAAAATCAGAGAGATTCAGAAG atgttTGCCTGTTTTTCTTGGTGGTAGTTCAGATGGGACTGGCATTGGAACAAGTATAAATAAAAG GCCATGTGATCAACTTCGTTGCACATCTTGTGATTTTAAAGTCTGTTACTTTGAGAACAGATGTTGGCACAAAGATACAGATTACCTCTTTCTTAGAAACAATGTACCAGACTTAAAGAAGTTAGAACCTAGACTTGGCAGGAAAACAG GCTGCAGAGCCTACTGCTGTCAATGTAGCTGGAGGAATGTGCAGGAATTATGTGAACTCAGTGATCCCAGTTTAAAGTGGGTTTGTGGGAAGCATGCCTTGTGA
- the LOC106077915 gene encoding cilia- and flagella-associated protein 418-like isoform X1: MVTNGVVYYTMDKVDIDELLDEVETKFVKPSRPPSTRSSSVPNKKLEKKTVENDDNKKNSKCSLDSLINDILDIDIDESEDTTLGSSCSRNNSRLSATEDGKKSERFRRCLPVFLGGSSDGTGIGTSINKRPCDQLRCTSCDFKVCYFENRCWHKDTDYLFLRNNVPDLKKLEPRLGRKTGCRAYCCQCSWRNVQELCELSDPSLKWVCGKHAL; this comes from the exons ATGGTCACAAATGGCGTAGTATACTATA CAATGGATAAAGTAGACATTGATGAATTattggatgaagttgaaacaaaATTTGTCAAACCATCACGACCACCCtcgactagatctagctctgtTCCTAAtaaaaaactagagaaaaaaaCTGTTGAAAATGATGACAATAAAAAGAACAG CAAGTGCTCTCTTGATTCATTGATCAATGACATTcttgatatagatatagacgAAAGTGAAGATACTACCTTGGGGAGT agCTGCTCAAGAAATAATTCAAGATTATCTGCAACAGAAGATGGGAAAAAATCAGAGAGATTCAGAAG atgttTGCCTGTTTTTCTTGGTGGTAGTTCAGATGGGACTGGCATTGGAACAAGTATAAATAAAAG GCCATGTGATCAACTTCGTTGCACATCTTGTGATTTTAAAGTCTGTTACTTTGAGAACAGATGTTGGCACAAAGATACAGATTACCTCTTTCTTAGAAACAATGTACCAGACTTAAAGAAGTTAGAACCTAGACTTGGCAGGAAAACAG GCTGCAGAGCCTACTGCTGTCAATGTAGCTGGAGGAATGTGCAGGAATTATGTGAACTCAGTGATCCCAGTTTAAAGTGGGTTTGTGGGAAGCATGCCTTGTGA
- the LOC106077924 gene encoding vesicle-associated membrane protein/synaptobrevin-binding protein-like isoform X1: MANREQALILEPAGELRFRGPFTDVVTADLNLTNPTDKRICFKVKTTAPKRYCVRPNSGILEPKKSIVVAVMLQPFEYDPTEKNKHKFMVQSMFAPDHVVDNQEVLWRDAPPESLMDTKLKCVFEMPDAPQPFVAETVKHSEASAHYSESNVEDSSFARKVESPKKMPSVNSGDEVKKLQLELKKVQQELQMVRSENNQLKEDGARLRKVAMADTVSATPSHPPPSSTNTVQAFPPVVYIVVAILLGLLIGKFVL; the protein is encoded by the exons ATGGCTAACCGTGAACAGGCACTTATTTTAGAACCAGCAGGTGAACTTCGTTTTAGAG gacCCTTTACAGATGTTGTTACAGCAGATTTAAACTTGACCAACCCAACAGATAAAAGGATatgtttcaaagtaaaaacaacAGCACCTAAACGATACTGTGTGCGACCGAACAGTGGAATATTGGAACCTAAGAAATCAATAGTTGTTGCAG TAATGCTGCAGCCCTTTGAATATGATCCAACTGAAAAAAACAAGCACAAATTTATGGTTCAGTCAATGTTTGCTCCTGATCATGTGGTTGATAACCAAGAGGTTTTG TGGAGAGATGCACCACCTGAAAGCTTGATGGATACTAAATTAAAGTGTGTTTTTGAAATGCCTGATGCACCACAACCATTTGTAGCGGAAACAGTTAAACACAGTGAAGCTTCTGCACATTAT tcAGAAAGCAATGTTGAGGATTCTTCTTTTGCAAGAAAGGTGGAATCTCCTAAa AAAATGCCTTCAGTTAATTCTGGAGATGAAGTTAAAAAATTGCAACTTGAATTAAAGAAAGTTCAGCAAGAGTTACAAATGGTGAGATCTGAAAATAATCAATTAAAG GAGGATGGAGCACGCCTGCGTAAAGTGGCCATGGCTGATACTGTTTCTGCCACTCCCTCACACCCACCTCCTTCATCAACAAACACTGTTCAAGCCTTCCCACCAGTGGTGTATATCGTTGTTGCTATTCTACTGGGCCTCCTCATTGGGAAATTTGTACTTTGA
- the LOC106077924 gene encoding vesicle-associated membrane protein/synaptobrevin-binding protein-like isoform X2, whose amino-acid sequence MANREQALILEPAGELRFRGPFTDVVTADLNLTNPTDKRICFKVKTTAPKRYCVRPNSGILEPKKSIVVAVMLQPFEYDPTEKNKHKFMVQSMFAPDHVVDNQEVLWRDAPPESLMDTKLKCVFEMPDAPQPFVAETVKHSEASAHYKMPSVNSGDEVKKLQLELKKVQQELQMVRSENNQLKEDGARLRKVAMADTVSATPSHPPPSSTNTVQAFPPVVYIVVAILLGLLIGKFVL is encoded by the exons ATGGCTAACCGTGAACAGGCACTTATTTTAGAACCAGCAGGTGAACTTCGTTTTAGAG gacCCTTTACAGATGTTGTTACAGCAGATTTAAACTTGACCAACCCAACAGATAAAAGGATatgtttcaaagtaaaaacaacAGCACCTAAACGATACTGTGTGCGACCGAACAGTGGAATATTGGAACCTAAGAAATCAATAGTTGTTGCAG TAATGCTGCAGCCCTTTGAATATGATCCAACTGAAAAAAACAAGCACAAATTTATGGTTCAGTCAATGTTTGCTCCTGATCATGTGGTTGATAACCAAGAGGTTTTG TGGAGAGATGCACCACCTGAAAGCTTGATGGATACTAAATTAAAGTGTGTTTTTGAAATGCCTGATGCACCACAACCATTTGTAGCGGAAACAGTTAAACACAGTGAAGCTTCTGCACATTAT AAAATGCCTTCAGTTAATTCTGGAGATGAAGTTAAAAAATTGCAACTTGAATTAAAGAAAGTTCAGCAAGAGTTACAAATGGTGAGATCTGAAAATAATCAATTAAAG GAGGATGGAGCACGCCTGCGTAAAGTGGCCATGGCTGATACTGTTTCTGCCACTCCCTCACACCCACCTCCTTCATCAACAAACACTGTTCAAGCCTTCCCACCAGTGGTGTATATCGTTGTTGCTATTCTACTGGGCCTCCTCATTGGGAAATTTGTACTTTGA